The DNA region CAAAGCTTCCGCAAATCCATAGTCTATGTCTGCTCGCAAGGTATGAAGAGGCACTCTACCCTCCCGGTACCATTCGCTGCGGGCGATTTCGGCACCATTCAAACGTCCGGCGACATTGATTTTAATTCCTTCGGCACCGAGACGCATGGTATTTTGTACTGAGCGCTTCATGGCGCGGCGAAACATAATTCGTTTTTCCAATTGTTGCGCGATGCCCTCGGCTACCAGTTGCGCATCTAATTCCGGCTTTCTAACCTCTTCCACATTAATTTGCACGGGGATTTCCAGTTTGGAAGACACTTCTCTGCGCAGCCTATCGATATCTTCCCCCTTTTTCCCGATAACCAGACCAGGACGCGCCGTATGAATAGTTATCTGGGCATTGTTCGCAGCCCTGCTAATTTGAATCCTGCTTACCGAAGCATGGGCCAACCTTTTTTTTATAAAGTCGCGAACTTCAATATCTTTGTGTAGCAACTTTTGAAAGTTTTGGGAATTCGCGTACCAACGTGAATTCCAATCCTTGATATATCCCAACCTTATTCCGATTGGATGAACTTTTTGTCCCATTGCAAACTTACTCGCTTTCCGAAACTTTGACAGTAATGTGACACGTACGCTTCAAAATATGATTAATACGCCCTTTCGCTCTCGGCTTAAATCGCTTCATCGTGGGCCCTTCGTCCACATAGACGGTCGATACCTTTAATTCATCGATGTCAGCGCCCTTGTTATGTTCAGCATTGGCAATTGCAGACTCCAACACTTTCTTTATCAGTAGCGCCGATTTCTTGTTACTAAAACGCAATAAATTGATCGCTTTATCAACCGGCAACCCACGAATTTGGTCTGCTACAAGGCGACACTTTTGGGCAGAAACATTCGCATTCCTCAATTTTGCTGAAACTTCCAACACCGCCTCCTATTACCTGGACTTTTTATCGGCTGCGTGCCCACGAAAAGTTCTCGTAGGTGCGAACTCACCCAATTTATGACCAACCATGTTTTCACTGATCAATACTGGAACATGTTGCCGGCCATTATGAATAGCAATCGTCATACCTATCATTTCCGGCACAATCATTGACCTTCTGGACCAAGTTTTAATCGGTCGCTTACTCTGACTTGATTGCGCCTCTTCAATCTTTTTCATCAGATTATGATCAATAAATGGGCCTTTTTTAATCGAACGTGGCACTGCCTTTTCCTCTGTCTTATTACTATTTAGCTTTACGACGCCGAACAATCATATTATCGGTACGCTTATTCCGCCGAGTTTTATAACCTTTGGTAGGCTGCCCCCAAGGGGATGTGGGATGTTTCCCTTTATTCCTACCTTCACCACCCCCGTGAGGGTGATCCACAGGGTTCATGGCAATTCCCCTGACGGTAGGCCGCCGGCCCCGCCAACGGGAAGCACCTGCCTTACCAAGCGAACTCAGGTTATGCTCGGCATTGGAAACTTCACCAATGACCGCCTTGCAATCTATATGAACTTTGCGCATCTCACCGGAACGTAGCCGCAAGGTTGCATGAATACCTTCCTTTGCGAGTAGCTGCGCGGTAGCACCAGCACTCCTGGCCAATTGGGCGCCTTTGCCAGGTTTCAGCTCAATGCAATGAAGTTGGGTACCAACCGGGATATTTCTGAGCGGCATGCAATTGCCAATTTTTACCGGAACCTCCTTGTCAGAAATAATCTCCTGTCCTACCTGAAGATTTTTAGGCGCTATAATGTATCGCCGCTCGCCATCTTTATAAAGAATGAGGGCGATATGGGCGGTCCTGTTTGGATCGTATTCCAAACGCTCGACTTTCCCAGGCACACCAAGCTTATCGCGGCGAAAGTCAATAATTCTGTAGCGGCGTTTATGGCCGCCACCCCGATGCCGTGTTGAGATGCGCCCGGCGTTATTGCGGCCGCCTGATTTAGTCAATTTCGCGACTAATGGCTCATAAGGATCTCCTTTATGGAGTCCTTCTGGCTTTACCCGGATAACAAACCTACGTCCTGGCGAAGTAGGTTTACACTTAACAATGGCCATTGTCAGATCCTTTAATCATTATCAAATTATTAATGCTTTACGCCACAGACAAATCAATGTCATGGCCTGGTTTGAGTCGGATATACGCTTTTTTCCAGTCCGGCCTCTTGCCCATGTGGCGACCAAAGCGTTTTTGTTTCCCGCGAACATTCAAGACTTGAACCGAATCCACTTCTACTTCAAACAAAAGCTCAATTGCTTTTTTTATTTGTGGCTTAGTTGCATTTTTTCGCACTTTAAAGACAAATCGTCCTTCGCTATCGGCTAATCGCGTACTTTTCTCAGAGATTACAGGCGCTAAGACTATGTTCATTAGATCAAGTTGACTCATCCTAAACGCTCCTCTAAAACTTTGACCGCCGCCGGAACTGCAATCACTTTATCTGCTGACACAAGGGACACAGGGTCTACGCTGGCAGCTAAAGCGACTGTCACTAAAGGAAGGTTCCTAATTGCGCGTTCCAAAATTTCGTTGGGCTCATTGACGAGTATTAGGACGCTTTCAGTCAAACCATATTGGTTCAATTTGCTAGCAATCGCTTTCGTTTTCGGCTCGTTTGGAAGCAAATCCTCACTGACACAAAGTCGATTTTGCCGCACAAGCTCAGACACAATTGAACGCATGCCTACACGGTACATCTTCTTGTTTAATTTCTTTGTGAAATCCCGTGGGCGTGCTGCAAAAGTTCCCCCACCGCCTCTCCAAATAGGACTACGTATTGTACCTGCTCTCGCCCTTCCGGTGCCTTTTTGGCGCCAAGGCTTTTTGCCGCCGCCGCTCACATCAGAGCGGTTTTTCTGCGCTTTAGTCCCTGCGCGGCCATTATTCAAATAAGTCGTGACCACTTGATGCACTAGCGGCTCGTTGAAAGGTTGCCCGAATACTTCATCTGTTACCGCAATCGGTTGGGCTGAATCCTTTTCATTAACTACTGGAATTTCCACGCTCATCGTTTAACCCTGTGTTTTCTTTACCGCCGGACGCACAATGACATCCGAGCCCTTATGACCAGGCACAGCACCTTTAATCATTAAAATATTTTTGTCTTTATCAACTGCCACTATTTGTAGGTTTTGGGCAGTACGGCGAACATTACCCATACGGCCAGCCATTTTTTTGCCTTTAAATACCCTGCCGGGCGTTTGACATTGGCCAATAGAACCGGGGGCCCGATGAGACAAGGAATTCCCGTGCGTTGCGTCTTGGCTGCGGAAATTATATTTTTTAATGGGTCCTGCAAAACCTTTACCTATCGTCGTTCCCACAACATCAACATACTGACCTTCTTCAAATATGCTGATATCGATGGTTGCGCCCACTTCCAATTCTTCGCCTTCCCTCAATCTAAATTCCCACAACCCTCGACCAGCCGACACACCAGCCTTGGCAAAGTGGCCGGCTTCCGGCTTCGGTATTCGGGATGTTTTTTTTGCTCCTGTCGTTACCTGAACGGCACTATAACCATCGCGCTCTGCAGTCTTTACCTGAGCCACACGGTTTTCTTCCACTTGGATAACGGTCACTGGGACAGATTGACCATCTTCAGTGAACATTCTTGTCATTCCGCATTTGCGCCCGACTATTCCGATCGTCATGGCAGTATCCTCAATTCAACTTGATTTGCACATCGACACCTGCAGCCAGGTCTAACTTCATCAGAGCGTCGACCGTTTTATCGGTTGGCTCGACAATGTCGATGAGCCGCTTATGGGTTCGAATCTCATACTGATCTCGCGCATCCTTATTGACATGCGGAGAAATCAAAACCGTATACCTCTCTTTTTTTGTGGGGAGAGGAATAGGACCCAACACCTGGGCCCCAGTACGTTTTGCTGTTTCAACTATTTCGCTCGTAGATTGCTCAACCAAGCGATGATCGAATCCTTTTAAGCGGATCCGGATACGCTGCCTTTTATCCATTATCCCTTACTCGATAATTTTCGAAACCACACCAGCACCTACGGTGCGGCCACCTTCACGAATTGCAAACCGCAGCCCCTCTTCCATCGCAATCGGAGCAATCAGTTTGACTTTGACCTTGACATTATCACCAGGCATCACCATCTCAACCCCTTCCGGCAATTCCACCGAACCCGTCACGTCCGTGGTCCGGAAGTAAAACTGGGGACGATAGCCATTGAAAAACGGGGTATGACGTCCGCCTTCGTCTTTGGATAATACATACACTTCCGCTTCAAAATGGGTATGCGGGGTAATGCTGCCAGGTTGGGCCAAGACTTGCCCCCGTTCCACTTCATCACGCTTGGTGCCGCGCAGCAACACACCAACATTGTCACCGGCCACCCCTTCGTCCAGCAGCTTGCGGAACATCTCCACGCCAGTCACGGTCGTTTTGGTGGTGGGTCGAATGCCGACAATTTCAACTTCGTCGCCAACCAGCACTTTGCCGCGCTCAATACGACCTGTCACCACGGTGCCCCGACCAGAAATGGAGAATACGTCTTCGATCGGCATCAGGAAGGGTAGGTCAATTGGACGTTCCGGCTCGGGAATGTATTCGTCCATCGCTTCCATCAGCTTGAGAATAGAGGGCACGCCAATGTCGCTTTGATCACCTTCCAGGGCCTTGAGGGCACTGCCAGTCACTACCGGCACGTCATCGCCAGGAAATTCATACTGACTCAGCAGCTCGCGAACTTCCATTTCCACCAGTTCCAGCAGTTCTTCGTCGTCCACCATGTCGGCTTTGTTCAGATAGACAACAATGTAGGGTACCCCCACCTGACGGGCCAGCAGAATGTGCTCACGGGTCTGTGGCATCGGGCCATCGGCCGCCGATACCACCAAAATGGCACCGTCCATCTGCGCCGCACCAGTGATCATGTTCTTGACATAGTCCGCGTGACCAGGACAGTCAACGTGGGCATAGTGACGCTTGGCAGTTTCGTATTCGACGTGCGCGGTAGCAATGGTAATCCCACGCTCGCGCTCTTCCGGCGCATTGTCAATCTGACTGTAGTCCCTGAACTCAGCCCCCTGAAAATGTTCCGCAGATACCTTGGTCAACGCCGCCGTCAACGTCGTCTTACCATGGTCAACATGCCCAATCGTCCCCACATTCACATGTGGCTTGGTACGCTCAAATTTCTGCTTGGCCATAGAACAAATCCCCTACGCTCAACTTTTTAAAATGAATATACTGGTTTTATAATGTTAGTGGAGCCCATAACCGGACTTGAACCGGTGACCTCTTCCTTACCAAGGAAGTGCTCTACCGACTGAGCTATATGGGCATCAATTCGCCGTTGCCTAATGCAATCTGGAGCGGGTGATGGGAATCGAACCCACGTCATCAGCTTGGAAGGCTGAGGTTCTACCATTGAACTACACCCGCTATCACAACTTCCCGATTCTGGTGGAGGGGGGAGGATTCGAACCTCCGAAGGCTGAGCCGCCAGATTTACAGTCTGGTCCCTTTGACCGCTCGGGAACCCCTCCCAAACAAGTAGCTGGTAATTTTTTCTTATTTTAGCCTTGTTGTCAACAGAAAAATTAAATCCCGTTGTTTTCAAACTGGTGATTGATGCAGTAAATTCATTGCCTTATCTACACCCTCTTCCATCAACACAGGTAAACACTCTACTGCCCGCTCAATGCCGCACAGGATTTCTTTTTCCTCTTCCGGAGAAGGCTTGCTAAGCACGTAAGAAGAGACATCCCCTCGAGTAGGCCGACCAATGCCTATTCTAAGACGAATGAATGATCGATCCCCCAAACGGTCTATGATGCTTCGCAATCCATTATGCCCCCCATGCCCACCATTTTTTTTCAACTTCACAATTCCGGGAGCAAAATCGAGCTCATCATGAGCCACTAGCACGTGAGGCGGGGTAATCTTATAAAAACGGCAGTAGGACGCCACCGGCCCGCCGCTTCTATTCATGAATAAGCCAGGTTTCAACAGGTGACAAACCTCACCACGGTGATGTAATTTAGCCACCCAACCCCCGAACCGTTCTTGCCAGGTAAACGAAGCGCCATAGTAACAAGCCACCTTATCTAGAAACCAAAACCCGGCATTATGCCGGGTTTTGCTGTATTCTGGACCTGGGTTTCCCAACCCAACCAGCAGAGTAAGATAATTCACTCAAGCATCCTAGCGAACTATTCTTCTTCCGGCCCTGCTTCCTCCTCTCCTGGCACCTCTTCACCCTCACCTAATGAAGCTTCAAGCTGCTGCTCTGAAATAGGCGCCTGAATCATGACCACAGCAGGATCCTGACCTTCCTCATGGGATTCTATAATTGTCACACCCTCGGGCGCTTTCAATTCAGAAAGGTGGACCGTTTCCCCAATATCCACGTTGGCAAGATCTACTTCGATGTATTCCGGCAGATTACTGGGTAAGCAGCTTACCTCGACTTCCGTCATGTTACGGACGACGATACCACCCTTTTTAACTCCAACGGATTTTTCTTCTCCCACGAAATGCAGCGGAACGTTCACATGAATAGCCTCATCGGCTTTCACCCGCTGAAAATCCAAGTGCAAAACAGCTTCTTTGCTGGGATGGCGCTGCACCTCTTTTAGAATAGCTTGCACCACCTTTGAACCCGGTAGTTTCAAGGTCAAAATATGGGAAAAGACAGCTTCCTGCTGAAGATTCTTATCCACCTGATTTTTCCCCAACATCAACGGCACAGGCGCCTCTCCACCACCATACAGCACCGCCGGAATTTTCATTTCTCTGCGCATACGTCTGGCCGCACGGGTCCCTTTCTCTTTTCTTTCTTCGACCTCGAACTCAAAACTCGCTTTCATTGATAAAACCTCATAAAAACCCTTAATCTATGTATAAAGAACTGACCGATTCCCCTACCACTATCCTGCGAATTGTCTCAGCTAACATTTCCGCAACGCTCAATTGGCGGATTTTACCGCAATTTTCAGCTTCAGCTCGCAATGGAATAGTATCTGTCACCACAAGCTCGTCTAATTCAGAATTAGCAATATTGCTTACCGCAGGCCCTGACAAGACCGGATGTGTGCAGTAAGCCACTACTTTTTGAGCGCCGTTTTCTTTCAGCGCTACCGAGGCTTGGCACAACGTTCCCGCAGTATCTACCAAGTCATCGATTAGGATGCAGGTGCGATCCTTAACTTCACCAATAATATTCATCACCCGCGCCTCGTTTGGCCGCGGGCGGCGCTTATCAATAATTGCCAGCTCCGCATCCCCCAAACGCTTAGCCAAGGCCCGCGCTCGCACGACACCACCCACATCGGGAGAAACCACAATTAAATTGTCATATTTCTGGCGCCAGATATCTCCCAGCAAAAGCGGAGACGCATACACATTATCCACCGGAATATCAAAAAAGCCCTGCACTTGATCGGCATGTAAATCCACCGTCAATACGCGATCCACGCCGGCGCAAGTAATCATTTTCGCCACCAGCTTAGCTGTAATGGGCACTCGAACCGACCGAGGCCGGCGATCTTGGCGCCCATAACCAAAATAAGGAATCACAGCGGTGATTGTGCCTGCTGACGAGCGCCGCAGTGCATCAACAATCACAAGCAATTCCATCAAATTTTCATTCGTAGGCATGCAAGTAGACTGAATGACAAATATCTCCCGTCCACGCACATGCTCTTCAATCTCGACCGCTATCTCGCCATCGCTGAACCGGCCAACACTCGCCAGCCCCAAGCGCATATTGAGCTTATCCACAATCCCTTGCGCCAAAGGCAAATTAGAATTTCCGGCAAACACCATAAAGCCCGCATCATTCATGCGACCACCCTTGGCTGGTTTCTCTTCTTGATTAGGGGATAGCGGATTGAAAATGGCTGGGGCGCCAGGATTCGAACCTGGGTATGCAGGGATCAAAACCCTGTGCCTTACCGCTTGGCGACGCCCCATTAGATTTTTAACCTAACTCTGAATAGTGTCAGCGCAGCTGCGCCAATTTCTCATGTAACGGTGAAAGATTCCTTCCCTGAGCGACCATCGCTTGCCATTTCTTTGCCATTTCCCGCTTTACCTCAAGCGCTTGCCCCTTGGTGGGAAAAGCGGAAAAAACACACGCCCCTGTACCTGTCAGACGCGCATTTCCAAATTGCGACAGCTCTGACAATGCCTGCTTTACTTGGGGATATTTATCCCTGACAACAGGCAGGCAATCGTTAGCCTCCATGCCTTCAAGAAAGTTCTTAATTTTGACAGGATTGCTATTTCTTGTCAAATCAGGGTCAGAAAAAATTTCCCGAGTAGAGACGTGGCAAGGCGGAATAACGATCACGTACCATGGCTGCGGCAAATCCAGAGGCGTCAATGTCTCTCCAACCCCTTCTGCCCAGGCGCTTCGTCCTTTGATGAACACAGGCACATCCGCGCCCAGCCGCACGCCTAGCTGAATAAGCGTTTCTTCCGTTAACCCAACCTCCCAAAAGTAATTCAATACCATCAGCACGGTTGCGGCATCCGAGCTTCCTCCTCCTAGACCGCCACCCATTGGCAAGCGCTTATGGACTGAAATCCTGACGCCTTTCCTTACACCCGCCGATTCCTGGAGTAAACGCGCTGCTCTAACGGTCAAATCTGTTTCGGGAGGGACACCTGCAAGAGGTGTTTTTAGCTCTATACGAGAGTCTTTCAAAATTTCAAAATCGAGGAAATCGCAGCGATCAATAAACTGGAAAACCGTTTGCAATAGATGGTAACCATCGGCTCGCCGCCCGATAATTCTCAGCATCAGATTTAATTTGGCCGGCGCCGGCCATTGTTGGTAAACCGAAACCTCAGACATTCACTTGCCAGTCGTGAACAATCAATTTGAGGCGGATGCCTCCAGGCCCAGTAATAATGATTTTTTCAGGTAGTGACCCTTCACCCACTTTGACGTAGCGCTTGTACAAAACAGACCATGCCCCTTGATGGAGTTGATGCAATCTGCCATCGGGCCGGTATTCGGCGTTATGCGCCACCTCAGGCACAGGACGCCCCAAGACCCAGAAATGCATAGACTGTAAAGGCAGTTCCACACCAAATAATTCTTTGAGAAAAGCACCAGGCTGGTTAGAAACCCGCACATCCCCCTTGCCACGGTCTATTTTGACCAAACCTTTGGTTAACCAGACTGCAATGCCTCCTTGACCCAAAGGGCCGGATACCAGCATGTAATCCAAAGTAGGATTATGTTTCCACAGCAAATGGCCGTGCCAATGCTCTCTGCCCCCGCTGACACCAATTCTCCCTTCCATTTGCCAGGCATCAATCGTCTGCAGCCACGCCCATTCTTTGGTTCTACGCTCCTCCAAAACCGGTGCGCGCCACACCGCGCAGCTGGTGACCGACAAGCAAAGAAAAATCCATATTAATGACGCATTCAAATATCTGCTGGATGGAATCATTCTTCCAGCCGCTGTTTGAAGCGCTCCACCAACTCTCGAATACGATCACCCTTTTTGGTTTTTTTAATGACCTCCCGCCAGAGTTGCTTAGCCTCATCCCTGCGTTCTAAAGCCCACAACACCTCACCCAAATGGGCGCCAATTTCAGGATCTGGATTAATCTGGTAAGCCTTTTGCAAATAGTGCAAGGCGCCGGAATAGTCCTTTAATTTGTATAAAAGCCAACCGTAGCTATCCAAAATAGCTGGATCATCCGGCTTTAAACGCAAGGCTTTATCTAAAAAAGATTTGGCCTCTTCATAGCGGTTGGTGCGGTCAACCAAAGTGTAACCAAGCGCGTTCAATGCATTGGCATCATCCGGGTTCTTCTCCAGAATTTTTTTCAGGTCCGCCTCGACAATATCCAAGCGATCAAGCTTTTCCGCCAGCAAGGCCCTCGCGTATAGAAGATCGGAATCTCCCGGAAAGTCAATAAGCGCCCGGCTTAATACCTCAAATGCGCCCTGGTAATCTTTTTGTTCATTTAAAATTTCGGCCTGGAGCAAATAAAGCTGCCGTTTTTTTTCCGGATACTGAGTTTGCAATTTCTCAAGACGCTTCAGTGCTTCCTCCACCTTCCCGAGCTTTACCAAAGCAGCGGTGCTGTTGACTTCGGCGTCGAAAACCAGATCCCCTTCCTTGATTTTTTCGAACCATTCAAGCGCCTTTTGATAATTCCCGCGCTTGGCTTCGATGCGGCCCAAATAAAAATAGGCTTCCGAGCGCCATTTTGGCTGTTGGAGCAAAAGTTTCAGCGCTTTTTCCGCTTGCTTATCCTTATGTAATTGCAAGCTCACCAGAGCATAGGCATACAAGGCATCGGGATGGTCTGGCTGCAGCCGGAGTATCTTGTTAAATTCCTGTTCCGCAGCCTTGTAATCTTGCTGCTTGAGCAGAAATTGCGCATAAACCATC from Methylothermaceae bacteria B42 includes:
- a CDS encoding 50S ribosomal protein L2; translation: MAIVKCKPTSPGRRFVIRVKPEGLHKGDPYEPLVAKLTKSGGRNNAGRISTRHRGGGHKRRYRIIDFRRDKLGVPGKVERLEYDPNRTAHIALILYKDGERRYIIAPKNLQVGQEIISDKEVPVKIGNCMPLRNIPVGTQLHCIELKPGKGAQLARSAGATAQLLAKEGIHATLRLRSGEMRKVHIDCKAVIGEVSNAEHNLSSLGKAGASRWRGRRPTVRGIAMNPVDHPHGGGEGRNKGKHPTSPWGQPTKGYKTRRNKRTDNMIVRRRKAK
- a CDS encoding 30S ribosomal protein S3, coding for MGQKVHPIGIRLGYIKDWNSRWYANSQNFQKLLHKDIEVRDFIKKRLAHASVSRIQISRAANNAQITIHTARPGLVIGKKGEDIDRLRREVSSKLEIPVQINVEEVRKPELDAQLVAEGIAQQLEKRIMFRRAMKRSVQNTMRLGAEGIKINVAGRLNGAEIARSEWYREGRVPLHTLRADIDYGFAEALTTYGILGIKVWIFKGEVFSETSRTSEQN
- the rpsJ gene encoding 30S ribosomal protein S10 (NusE; involved in assembly of the 30S subunit; in the ribosome, this protein is involved in the binding of tRNA; in Escherichia coli this protein was also found to be involved in transcription antitermination; NusB/S10 heterodimers bind boxA sequences in the leader RNA of rrn operons which is required for antitermination; binding of NusB/S10 to boxA nucleates assembly of the antitermination complex) — translated: MDKRQRIRIRLKGFDHRLVEQSTSEIVETAKRTGAQVLGPIPLPTKKERYTVLISPHVNKDARDQYEIRTHKRLIDIVEPTDKTVDALMKLDLAAGVDVQIKLN
- the tuf gene encoding elongation factor Tu (EF-Tu; promotes GTP-dependent binding of aminoacyl-tRNA to the A-site of ribosomes during protein biosynthesis; when the tRNA anticodon matches the mRNA codon, GTP hydrolysis results; the inactive EF-Tu-GDP leaves the ribosome and release of GDP is promoted by elongation factor Ts; many prokaryotes have two copies of the gene encoding EF-Tu), giving the protein MAKQKFERTKPHVNVGTIGHVDHGKTTLTAALTKVSAEHFQGAEFRDYSQIDNAPEERERGITIATAHVEYETAKRHYAHVDCPGHADYVKNMITGAAQMDGAILVVSAADGPMPQTREHILLARQVGVPYIVVYLNKADMVDDEELLELVEMEVRELLSQYEFPGDDVPVVTGSALKALEGDQSDIGVPSILKLMEAMDEYIPEPERPIDLPFLMPIEDVFSISGRGTVVTGRIERGKVLVGDEVEIVGIRPTTKTTVTGVEMFRKLLDEGVAGDNVGVLLRGTKRDEVERGQVLAQPGSITPHTHFEAEVYVLSKDEGGRHTPFFNGYRPQFYFRTTDVTGSVELPEGVEMVMPGDNVKVKVKLIAPIAMEEGLRFAIREGGRTVGAGVVSKIIE
- a CDS encoding 50S ribosomal protein L3, producing MTIGIVGRKCGMTRMFTEDGQSVPVTVIQVEENRVAQVKTAERDGYSAVQVTTGAKKTSRIPKPEAGHFAKAGVSAGRGLWEFRLREGEELEVGATIDISIFEEGQYVDVVGTTIGKGFAGPIKKYNFRSQDATHGNSLSHRAPGSIGQCQTPGRVFKGKKMAGRMGNVRRTAQNLQIVAVDKDKNILMIKGAVPGHKGSDVIVRPAVKKTQG
- a CDS encoding 30S ribosomal protein S19; its protein translation is MPRSIKKGPFIDHNLMKKIEEAQSSQSKRPIKTWSRRSMIVPEMIGMTIAIHNGRQHVPVLISENMVGHKLGEFAPTRTFRGHAADKKSR
- a CDS encoding 4-(cytidine 5'-diphospho)-2-C-methyl-D-erythritol kinase → MSEVSVYQQWPAPAKLNLMLRIIGRRADGYHLLQTVFQFIDRCDFLDFEILKDSRIELKTPLAGVPPETDLTVRAARLLQESAGVRKGVRISVHKRLPMGGGLGGGSSDAATVLMVLNYFWEVGLTEETLIQLGVRLGADVPVFIKGRSAWAEGVGETLTPLDLPQPWYVIVIPPCHVSTREIFSDPDLTRNSNPVKIKNFLEGMEANDCLPVVRDKYPQVKQALSELSQFGNARLTGTGACVFSAFPTKGQALEVKREMAKKWQAMVAQGRNLSPLHEKLAQLR
- a CDS encoding ribose-phosphate pyrophosphokinase (catalyzes the formation of 5-phospho-alpha-D-ribose 1-phosphate from D-ribose 5-phosphate and ATP); the protein is MNDAGFMVFAGNSNLPLAQGIVDKLNMRLGLASVGRFSDGEIAVEIEEHVRGREIFVIQSTCMPTNENLMELLVIVDALRRSSAGTITAVIPYFGYGRQDRRPRSVRVPITAKLVAKMITCAGVDRVLTVDLHADQVQGFFDIPVDNVYASPLLLGDIWRQKYDNLIVVSPDVGGVVRARALAKRLGDAELAIIDKRRPRPNEARVMNIIGEVKDRTCILIDDLVDTAGTLCQASVALKENGAQKVVAYCTHPVLSGPAVSNIANSELDELVVTDTIPLRAEAENCGKIRQLSVAEMLAETIRRIVVGESVSSLYID
- a CDS encoding 50S ribosomal protein L23, which codes for MSQLDLMNIVLAPVISEKSTRLADSEGRFVFKVRKNATKPQIKKAIELLFEVEVDSVQVLNVRGKQKRFGRHMGKRPDWKKAYIRLKPGHDIDLSVA
- a CDS encoding 50S ribosomal protein L22, translating into MEVSAKLRNANVSAQKCRLVADQIRGLPVDKAINLLRFSNKKSALLIKKVLESAIANAEHNKGADIDELKVSTVYVDEGPTMKRFKPRAKGRINHILKRTCHITVKVSESE
- the rplD gene encoding 50S ribosomal protein L4 (L4 is important during the early stages of 50S assembly; it initially binds near the 5' end of the 23S rRNA): MSVEIPVVNEKDSAQPIAVTDEVFGQPFNEPLVHQVVTTYLNNGRAGTKAQKNRSDVSGGGKKPWRQKGTGRARAGTIRSPIWRGGGGTFAARPRDFTKKLNKKMYRVGMRSIVSELVRQNRLCVSEDLLPNEPKTKAIASKLNQYGLTESVLILVNEPNEILERAIRNLPLVTVALAASVDPVSLVSADKVIAVPAAVKVLEERLG